The Meriones unguiculatus strain TT.TT164.6M chromosome 1, Bangor_MerUng_6.1, whole genome shotgun sequence genome has a segment encoding these proteins:
- the Tm7sf2 gene encoding delta(14)-sterol reductase TM7SF2 isoform X2, which yields MLVLLPATVFHLLLVARSGPARLLAPPPYLPGLEELWSPPALLLLFIWLGLQVALYLLPARKVAEGLELKDKSRLRYPINGFQALVLTALLVGLGLLAGLPLGALPGMLLPLAFATTVTSFIFSFLLYAKALVAPASALAPGGNSGNPLYDFFLGRELNPRLGSFDFKYFCELRPGLIGWVFINLALLMQEVELRGSPSLAMCLVNGFQLLYVGDALWYEESVLTTMDIIHDGFGFMLAFGDLAWVPFTYSLQAQFLLYHPQPLGLPMALLICLIKVIGYYIFRGANSQKNTFRKNPSDPSVAGLETIPTATGRQLLVSGWWGMVRHPNYLGDLIMALAWSLPCGVSHLLPYFYLFYFTALLVHREARDEQQCLHKYGHAWQEYCKRVPYRIIPYVY from the exons ATGCTGGTCCTGTTACCTGCCACTGTGTTCCACCTGCTCCTGGTGGCCCGCTCTGGCCCGGCGCGCCTCCTGGCCCCACCACCATACCTGCCTGGCCTGGAGGAGCTCTGGAGTCCACCTGCTCTGCTGCTATTGTTCATCTGGCTCGGCCTGCAGGTGGCGCTCTACCTGCTGCCTGCGCGCAAG GTGGCCGAAGGGCTGGAACTGAAGGACAAGAGTCGCCTGCGCTACCCTATTAATG GCTTCCAGGCTCTGGTGCTAACAGCCCTGTTGGTGGGGCTGGGCCTGTTAGCTGGGCTGCCCCTGGGGGCACTCCCTGGAATGCTCCTGCCCTTGGCATTTGCGACCACCGTCACCAGCTTTATTTTCAGCTTTCTCCTCTATGCGAAGGCATTGGTAGCTCCTGCCTCGGCCCTGGCTCCTGGGGGAAACTCAG GAAATCCCTTGTATGACTTCTTTCTGGGACGAGAGCTGAACCCTCGCCTTGGTTCCTTTGACTTCAAATATTTCTGTGAGCTGAGACCTGGCCTCATCGGCTGG GTCTTCATTAACCTGGCCCTGCTAATGCAGGAGGTGGAGCTGCGGGGGAGTCCTTCACTGGCCATGTGTCTGGTCAATGGCTTCCAGTTGCTGTATGTGGGTGATGCCCTCTGGTATGAG GAGTCTGTCCTCACCACCATGGACATAATACATGATGGTTTTGGCTTCATGCTGGCCTTTGGAGACCTAGCCTGGGTACCATTCACCTACAGCCTGCAGGCCCAGTTCCTGCTATACCATCCACAGCCTCTGGGGTTGCCCATGGCCTTGCTCATCTGCCTCATTAAGG TTATTGGTTACTACATCTTCCGTGGGGCCAACTCCCAGAAAAACACATTCAGAAAGAATCCTTCTGACCCCAGTGTGGCAG GTCTTGAGACCATCCCTACTGCCACAGGGAGGCAGCTGCTGGTGTCTGGGTGGTGGGGAATGGTTCGTCACCCCAACTACCTGGGAGATCTCATCATGGCTCTGGCCTGGTCCTTGCCCTGTG GGGTGTCCCACCTGCTGCCCTACTTCTACCTCTTCTACTTCACTGCCCTGCTGGTGCACCGGGAGGCCCGAGATGAGCAGCAGTGCCTCCATAAGTATGGCCATGCCTGGCAGGAATACTGCAAGCGTGTGCCTTACCGAATCATACCCTATGTCTACTGA
- the Tm7sf2 gene encoding delta(14)-sterol reductase TM7SF2 isoform X3 — MLLNGRGRRSDAGPVTCHCVPPAPGGPLWPGAPPGPTTIPAWPGGALESTCSAAIVHLARPAGGALPAACAQGFQALVLTALLVGLGLLAGLPLGALPGMLLPLAFATTVTSFIFSFLLYAKALVAPASALAPGGNSGNPLYDFFLGRELNPRLGSFDFKYFCELRPGLIGWVFINLALLMQEVELRGSPSLAMCLVNGFQLLYVGDALWYEESVLTTMDIIHDGFGFMLAFGDLAWVPFTYSLQAQFLLYHPQPLGLPMALLICLIKVIGYYIFRGANSQKNTFRKNPSDPSVAGLETIPTATGRQLLVSGWWGMVRHPNYLGDLIMALAWSLPCGVSHLLPYFYLFYFTALLVHREARDEQQCLHKYGHAWQEYCKRVPYRIIPYVY, encoded by the exons ATGCTCCTTAACGGGAGAGG GCGTCGCAGCGATGCTGGTCCTGTTACCTGCCACTGTGTTCCACCTGCTCCTGGTGGCCCGCTCTGGCCCGGCGCGCCTCCTGGCCCCACCACCATACCTGCCTGGCCTGGAGGAGCTCTGGAGTCCACCTGCTCTGCTGCTATTGTTCATCTGGCTCGGCCTGCAGGTGGCGCTCTACCTGCTGCCTGCGCGCAAG GCTTCCAGGCTCTGGTGCTAACAGCCCTGTTGGTGGGGCTGGGCCTGTTAGCTGGGCTGCCCCTGGGGGCACTCCCTGGAATGCTCCTGCCCTTGGCATTTGCGACCACCGTCACCAGCTTTATTTTCAGCTTTCTCCTCTATGCGAAGGCATTGGTAGCTCCTGCCTCGGCCCTGGCTCCTGGGGGAAACTCAG GAAATCCCTTGTATGACTTCTTTCTGGGACGAGAGCTGAACCCTCGCCTTGGTTCCTTTGACTTCAAATATTTCTGTGAGCTGAGACCTGGCCTCATCGGCTGG GTCTTCATTAACCTGGCCCTGCTAATGCAGGAGGTGGAGCTGCGGGGGAGTCCTTCACTGGCCATGTGTCTGGTCAATGGCTTCCAGTTGCTGTATGTGGGTGATGCCCTCTGGTATGAG GAGTCTGTCCTCACCACCATGGACATAATACATGATGGTTTTGGCTTCATGCTGGCCTTTGGAGACCTAGCCTGGGTACCATTCACCTACAGCCTGCAGGCCCAGTTCCTGCTATACCATCCACAGCCTCTGGGGTTGCCCATGGCCTTGCTCATCTGCCTCATTAAGG TTATTGGTTACTACATCTTCCGTGGGGCCAACTCCCAGAAAAACACATTCAGAAAGAATCCTTCTGACCCCAGTGTGGCAG GTCTTGAGACCATCCCTACTGCCACAGGGAGGCAGCTGCTGGTGTCTGGGTGGTGGGGAATGGTTCGTCACCCCAACTACCTGGGAGATCTCATCATGGCTCTGGCCTGGTCCTTGCCCTGTG GGGTGTCCCACCTGCTGCCCTACTTCTACCTCTTCTACTTCACTGCCCTGCTGGTGCACCGGGAGGCCCGAGATGAGCAGCAGTGCCTCCATAAGTATGGCCATGCCTGGCAGGAATACTGCAAGCGTGTGCCTTACCGAATCATACCCTATGTCTACTGA
- the Tm7sf2 gene encoding delta(14)-sterol reductase TM7SF2 isoform X1, with product MTLREASQAPLEFGGPLGVAAMLVLLPATVFHLLLVARSGPARLLAPPPYLPGLEELWSPPALLLLFIWLGLQVALYLLPARKVAEGLELKDKSRLRYPINGFQALVLTALLVGLGLLAGLPLGALPGMLLPLAFATTVTSFIFSFLLYAKALVAPASALAPGGNSGNPLYDFFLGRELNPRLGSFDFKYFCELRPGLIGWVFINLALLMQEVELRGSPSLAMCLVNGFQLLYVGDALWYEESVLTTMDIIHDGFGFMLAFGDLAWVPFTYSLQAQFLLYHPQPLGLPMALLICLIKVIGYYIFRGANSQKNTFRKNPSDPSVAGLETIPTATGRQLLVSGWWGMVRHPNYLGDLIMALAWSLPCGVSHLLPYFYLFYFTALLVHREARDEQQCLHKYGHAWQEYCKRVPYRIIPYVY from the exons ATGACTCTTCGTGAGGCCTCCCAGGCCCCTCTGGAATTCGGGGGGCCGTTGG GCGTCGCAGCGATGCTGGTCCTGTTACCTGCCACTGTGTTCCACCTGCTCCTGGTGGCCCGCTCTGGCCCGGCGCGCCTCCTGGCCCCACCACCATACCTGCCTGGCCTGGAGGAGCTCTGGAGTCCACCTGCTCTGCTGCTATTGTTCATCTGGCTCGGCCTGCAGGTGGCGCTCTACCTGCTGCCTGCGCGCAAG GTGGCCGAAGGGCTGGAACTGAAGGACAAGAGTCGCCTGCGCTACCCTATTAATG GCTTCCAGGCTCTGGTGCTAACAGCCCTGTTGGTGGGGCTGGGCCTGTTAGCTGGGCTGCCCCTGGGGGCACTCCCTGGAATGCTCCTGCCCTTGGCATTTGCGACCACCGTCACCAGCTTTATTTTCAGCTTTCTCCTCTATGCGAAGGCATTGGTAGCTCCTGCCTCGGCCCTGGCTCCTGGGGGAAACTCAG GAAATCCCTTGTATGACTTCTTTCTGGGACGAGAGCTGAACCCTCGCCTTGGTTCCTTTGACTTCAAATATTTCTGTGAGCTGAGACCTGGCCTCATCGGCTGG GTCTTCATTAACCTGGCCCTGCTAATGCAGGAGGTGGAGCTGCGGGGGAGTCCTTCACTGGCCATGTGTCTGGTCAATGGCTTCCAGTTGCTGTATGTGGGTGATGCCCTCTGGTATGAG GAGTCTGTCCTCACCACCATGGACATAATACATGATGGTTTTGGCTTCATGCTGGCCTTTGGAGACCTAGCCTGGGTACCATTCACCTACAGCCTGCAGGCCCAGTTCCTGCTATACCATCCACAGCCTCTGGGGTTGCCCATGGCCTTGCTCATCTGCCTCATTAAGG TTATTGGTTACTACATCTTCCGTGGGGCCAACTCCCAGAAAAACACATTCAGAAAGAATCCTTCTGACCCCAGTGTGGCAG GTCTTGAGACCATCCCTACTGCCACAGGGAGGCAGCTGCTGGTGTCTGGGTGGTGGGGAATGGTTCGTCACCCCAACTACCTGGGAGATCTCATCATGGCTCTGGCCTGGTCCTTGCCCTGTG GGGTGTCCCACCTGCTGCCCTACTTCTACCTCTTCTACTTCACTGCCCTGCTGGTGCACCGGGAGGCCCGAGATGAGCAGCAGTGCCTCCATAAGTATGGCCATGCCTGGCAGGAATACTGCAAGCGTGTGCCTTACCGAATCATACCCTATGTCTACTGA